The region GGTGAAGGGAATCGACCTCGTACAGATCGGGAACATGGAGCAGTGCTGCGGCTTTGGCGGAACCTTTGCGGTCAAGAATGCCGATGTGTCAAGCGCGATGCTGGCCGAGAAGACCACCGCCGTCCTGAACACCGGGGCAGAAGCGTGCACTGCCTGCGACAATAGCTGTCTTATGCATATTCAGGGTGCTCTTCATCGGCAGAGAACCGGCGTCCGCACGGTCCATCTGGCCGAGATTCTGGCCGGCGCTGAGGGGGATGTCCTGTGAGTACAACGAACTCGGTACTCGATCCCAAGACATCACCGTCCTTTCCTATAGCGGCAAAAGTCACGCTGGGAGACACCCAGCTGCGCAAGAATGTTCGCCACGCCACCGAGGTTATCCAGAACAAGCGCGCCCGCGTCGTCGGCGAGATGCCTGACTGGCAGCAGCTTCGTGAGAGCGGCAAGCAGATTCGCGAACACGCCATGGCGAATCTTGACTACTACCTTGAGGAGTTCGAGCGGAACTGCACCCGGGCCGGAGGTGTGGTTCACTGGGCCAGGGATGGGGAAGAGGCCAAGCGCATCGTCACTGAGCTGGTAAAGACGCATGCTTCGCCGCAGAACCCCGAGGTCATCAAGATCAAGTCGATGACGACCGAGGAGATCCACCTCAATCTCGCGCTGGAGGCCGCAGGCATCAAGGCGTACGAGACCGATCTCGCGGAGTTGATCATCCAGCTTGGTCACGATCAGCCGTCGCACATCGTTGTTCCAGCGCTGCACAAGAATCGTCAGCAGATTCGCGAGATCTTCCAGCGCGAGATGAACCTTCCTGAGCTGGGAGAGAAGCCGCAGGACCTGGCGGACGCTGCCCGGCGGTTTCTGCGCGAGAAGTTCCTACGGGTCAACACTGCCGTCAGCGGAGCCAACTTCCTGATCGCCGAGACCGGCGGGGTCTGCATCGTTGAAAGCGAAGGCAACGGACGGATGTGCCTCACGCTGCCGGAGACGCTGATTACGGTCGCCGGGATCGATAAAATTCTTCCGCGCTATCAGGATCTTGAGGTCGTACTGCAGCTGCTGCCTCGCTCCGCCACGGGCGAGCGCATGAATCCTTACAACTCCCTCTGGACCGGGGTGCGCCCCGGGGATGGCCCGAAGAACTTTCACGTCGTTCTGATGGATAACGCCCGCACGGCTGTTCTGGCCGATGGAGAAGGCCGCCAGACGCTAAACTGCATCCGCTGTGCCGCCTGCCAGAACGCCTGCCCGGTCTATCGGCAGACGGGCGGCCATGCGTACGGCTCGGTCTATGCCGGGCCGATCGGAGCCATCCTGACGCCGCAGCTGCAGCAACTGCACCATGCGCAGACGCTGCCCTATGCATCGTCGCTTTGCGGAGCGTGCTACGAGGTCTGCCCGGTCAAGATCAACATCCCTGAGGTACTGATTCACCTGCGCAACAAGGTGGTGAAGCAGAATGGGCCACTGAATCCGGAGGCGCTGGCCATGAAGGCAGCGGGTGCAATCTTCAAGTCTGAGCGGAGATTCCGAGCGGCGCAACGACTTGGCAGGATCGCCGAAACTCCGCTGGTGGGTAAGGACGGCTGGATCGGATGGCTGCCGGGCATGCTGGGCGGCTGGACCCAGGTGCGCGACCTGCGCGAGATGCCGAAGGAGACCTTCCGTGAGTGGTGGGAGAAGAGGGGGAAGCGTGGCAACTGAGACCGGTGGAGTGATCGATACATCAGCGGCTCGCGCAGAGATTCTGCGCCGGATTCGCGCTGCCAATGGAGCGGCGT is a window of Edaphobacter sp. 12200R-103 DNA encoding:
- a CDS encoding LutB/LldF family L-lactate oxidation iron-sulfur protein, whose amino-acid sequence is MSTTNSVLDPKTSPSFPIAAKVTLGDTQLRKNVRHATEVIQNKRARVVGEMPDWQQLRESGKQIREHAMANLDYYLEEFERNCTRAGGVVHWARDGEEAKRIVTELVKTHASPQNPEVIKIKSMTTEEIHLNLALEAAGIKAYETDLAELIIQLGHDQPSHIVVPALHKNRQQIREIFQREMNLPELGEKPQDLADAARRFLREKFLRVNTAVSGANFLIAETGGVCIVESEGNGRMCLTLPETLITVAGIDKILPRYQDLEVVLQLLPRSATGERMNPYNSLWTGVRPGDGPKNFHVVLMDNARTAVLADGEGRQTLNCIRCAACQNACPVYRQTGGHAYGSVYAGPIGAILTPQLQQLHHAQTLPYASSLCGACYEVCPVKINIPEVLIHLRNKVVKQNGPLNPEALAMKAAGAIFKSERRFRAAQRLGRIAETPLVGKDGWIGWLPGMLGGWTQVRDLREMPKETFREWWEKRGKRGN